The following nucleotide sequence is from Pandoraea thiooxydans.
CGGGCCTGCGCGGGCTGATCACAGTCACCACCAACGGGCTCACGCCGCTCGGCGAGCAAATGCAGTTCGCCACTATCGTGCCAAAGGGGCCGAACCACGAAGAGTACTACGCGGCATCGTACTCCCAGATGATCGGCAGCAACGGCCTGTCGCTCAAGCTCGATGCGTCTCATTACCGCGGCGTGCCGCACGACCAGACGCTCATCGACGACAACCTCACGCGGCACATCGATAACAAGCGGGCCGGCGCCACGCTGAGCTACCCGTTCGTGCTCAACAATCAGCGCCGGCTGGTCGGCAGCGGCGGGGTATACGCGGTCGAAAACAGCGACAGCTATCAATCGACCGTCAGCACGGCAAACGCCACGTCGAAGGTCAACATTCGTGTCGCCAATGCGCAATTGAGCTACAACGAGACGACGCCGAAACAAGCGCGCAGCGCGTCGATCGCCATCTACAAGGGCATCAACGGACTGGGGGCCAGTCAGAGTTCCAACTCGCCGGCGCTGGGCCCCTACGACCTCGGGTTCACACGCTATGTCGCCAGCGCAACGCAGAGCTTCGTGCTGCCGCATCAGTTTGGCGTGGTGCTGGCGGCCACCGGGCAATACAGCCCCAACACCGTGCCCACCCCGGAGCAGGCGACCTTCGGCGGCACTCGCTTCGGGCTGGGCTACCCGGCCGGCGAAGTCGCCGGGGATTCCGGCTGGGGTGCCTCGATCGAATTCAACCGGTTGTTCCGCACCAGCTTTGCATGGCTGAAGACGGTGCAGCCCTATATCGAAGCGGACACCGCGCGGGTTTATCTGAATCGGGGGCAACTGCAGCACGATAAGCTTGCCTCGCTCGCGCTCGGCGTGCGCGTGTCGGACCAACGGCACTATACGTTCGATCTTTCGCTGGCCAAGCCGGTGGCCGACAAACCCGCCAACAGCAATAACCGGTCGTTGCGTGTGAACGCCGCCTACTCCTACCGGTTCGACTAGATGGCTGCCGGCGTCGGCCTGCCGGCGTCGCCACACGGCCGGAGGAATCCGAATTATCGGGAAACCCGGCTGGCTGAATTCTTGCGGTTCGATCAAAATATCGGCCGGATGCGGCGGTGAGCCGTGCGTGTTGCCGCATCGCGAATTGACAAAAAATCGCAAGGAGTCGAAATGAAACAGGTGGTTCTTGCCGCGTTACTGATGACCGGCGTGTCGATGGCGCATGCGGTCGATGTGGCCCGGGCCAAGAAAATCGTTGCCGCCAATGCCTGCATGGGCTGCCATGCGGTCGATCGCAAAATCCTCGGTCCGGCTTTCCGCGACGTCGCGGCCAAATACAAGGGCGATAAGGGTGCCGAGGCGCAATTGGTGAGCAAGGTCAAAAACGGCGGCTCGGGCGTATGGGGCGTTGTCCCGATGCCGGCGCACCCCAACATGAGCGATGCCGACATCAAGACGGTCGTGCAGTGGATCCTGGCCGGCGCCCCCGACAAATAGCGGGCGATTCTGCGTGATGCCGGCAGCGGTGGGCGCTGCAGCCTGACGTGGCGGGCGGGGTGCTCGGCACGTCCGGCCTCGAATCACCCGTCAGAACTTCATCCCCACCCCAACGCCCACGACCAGCGGGTTGATCTTGAGCGTACCCAGCGGCACGCCGCCGGCCGATGCGTCAGTCTGGATCCAGAGCTTCTTGATATCCGCATTCAGGAAGACGCGCTTGGTCAACTGGACATCCATGCCGATTTGCAGTGCCGGGCCGACGCTGCTGCGATCGATCGATACCGGTTGGGCGCCAGCCTTCAGGTTGTCGTTATAGAACAGCGTGTAATTGATCCCGGCCCCGACATACGGCCGAATCTTGCCGTCGGGATTGAAGTGATATTGCGCGAGCAATGTCGGCGGCAGCAGACTGACACGGCCAAGCTCACCGATACCGGACGTTACCGTGTGGCGCGCGGTGCCGAGGATCAATTCGACACCGATATGCCGGGTTGCCATATACGTGAAGTCCAGCTCCGGAACGATCGAATTGTTCACGCCGACGCCCAGCGTCGACAGCACGCCCGAGGTCGATACGTCCGGCTGGATGCTGATCGCCCGCGCGCGAACCAGAATATCTCCGGCATCCGCGTGTGCTACCGCGCTGCCAGCCAAAAGTCCAATTGCCAGGGAACCGGCCATTCCCAATCTCAACGCCGTTTGCATCTTGCTCATCATGGCTCCGATCAATAGGTGATTTCATTGCTGCTTTCGGAGATCGACTGTAGTCAATGACCGCGTGACAAGCTTTGCGCCAGGTCAATTGGTGCTCGAGTGTCGTCGCAACGCAACTGCGTGCGGTGCCTAGCAACGGCCCAAAAAAGTACGCTATAATCGCCGCTTCGTGGGGCGGTAGCTCAGCTGGGAGAGCGTCGCGTTCGCAATGCGAAGGTCGGGAGTTCGATCCTCCTCCGCTCCACCAGAAATTCTCAATACGTTGATTGGCAAGGAAACTTGCCCTCCGACTCGCCGGTTCTGGCTTCGTGTCACACGACCGTGTCACGCAAGGCAAACCGGCGATGGCTTTCAAACTCCCCGCACATCTGCATCGCAAGCGCTATGGCGTGTTGCGCATCCCGCTTCGCATACCCAATGACTTGAGACGGATTTTCCTCACGCGGAAAATCGCGCCACGCGAAAGTCACCACGTGGCGCCCGGCGCCCCGTTTCACTTCAGCAGCGACGCGAACTCTGGCGCGTGGACGACCTTGCCGATCAGGTCCTGGACGGCGGGCATGAGCGCCTGGGCGGTTTGGTTGCAGGCGGTTTCGCCGTAGTAGCTGGTGGTGTAGGTGTACTTTTCGGCGACTTGCATATGCTGACCGTTTGACGATGTGACCGTAAGCGTCAGGTTCCAGATGCCGGAGGTGGACGAGAAGTCGATGCTGTCGAGGTGGCCGGTGAGCTGGATGGGCGCGGTGGGCGCATAGACGCCGGCGATTTTCAGTTCGGAGATAAAGGCCCGGCGGATGAATTCCGCGAACGGCTCGCCGTCCTGGGTTTTAATGGGTCCGACGCCGCGGCACATGATTTCGTTTGGATGTTGGTTGGCGCTCAGCGTCTGCGTGAACGCGCCCACGCCGACGCCATTGACTGCTGCGGTCTTCAGCGCGGTGACATTGTCTGCCGAAATAGAATATCGCGGCACGGCGTAGGTCGAACATCCTGCCAGCACGGCCGACGCGAGCGAAACGAGCGCAATGGTTTTTTTCATTCTTTTCCCCGATACATGACGTTTGGCGGCCCGGTGATTTGTTGGACACAGTGTCGCCGCCGGCATAACTGTGCCTGCCTGCATTCGGATTTTATGAAGTTCGTTGGGTCGAAGGCGGGCGATCTCGCCGCTTATTGAGCTACGACAAGAAGCAGGGAAATATTGGCAAAGAGATCGGCGCGCCAAACGGGGCAAGGCCAGCCGAAGCCGGCCGGCCTTGCCTTTGCGCGGACGTTGGCGCCAGGCTATGCGTCGTTGGCGATCGCCTGATAAACGCGGCCGAAGAAGTCATTGGCGTGCGCCGGGTCGAGCCAGCGCGCGATAACGACCAGCCGCTGCGTCGGTTCGATCCAGGTGAAGGAGCTGCCTGCGCCGATGGCGAAGTAGCTGGTGGCCGGCACGCTCGGGAACACACTGCGCTCGTGGTTGAGCCACACCAGATACCCGTAGTAAGGGGCGAGCGCGCACGGGGTGCGCATGCGCTGCAGCCACGCCTTCGAGAGGATTTGGCGGCCGTGGGCGAGTCCGTCGTCGAGCAGGAGTTGCCCGATCTTGAGTTGGTCATTGGCGCTGATCGACAGGCCGCCCCCCCAGTGCGTGCCGCCCGGCACCGATTGCACGCGCCGCCCGCCGACATCCACCCAAGCGTTGTCATAGCCGACCCAGCGCCAGTCATCGCTCGCGCCCAGCGGTTGCATGATGGCCTCGCGAAACACCTCCGGCAGCGGGCGGCCGAACAGGTGCAGCAACGCCAGCGAAAACTGATTGATGCGAACGTCGTTGTATTCCCAGTAAGTGCCCGGCGCTTGCAGGGGGCGCAAGTCCCCCTTCTTGCCGCCCGGTGCCTTGCCGAAGGTGACCGCGCGATAGTGATCGGCCTGATCGGACACCCCGAAACACGTGCCTTGCCACTCGCTGGTCTGCTGCAGCAGGTGAGCCCAGGTTACCGCTTGATTGTGCGGGTCGTCGAAGCCGATGCCGGGCACGCGCACGCCTACCGGTTCGTCGACGTCCGGCAGCAGGCCGCGATCGTGCGCCACGCCGGCCAGCAGGGCCAGGTAGGTCTTGGCGATGCTGAAGGTCAAGTCGGCGCGCTCGGGCTCGCCCCAGGTCGCCAGCAGGCGGCCGTCCCTGGCGATCGCGCCCGAGGCCGGGCCGCGGTCGTGTACCGGGCCGAGCAGGCGATTCCACGGCGGCGGGTCGTTGACATGCACGCCCCAGGCGCCGTCGACGTGACGGTCCCAGAGACTTTCATGATCGATCGCGAATTGTGTGGCTTGCTCGAGCGGGGTGGGCGGCATACGGCTCCTTGTCGTGACGACGGCATTCAATGCACGTTCAGGCGGCTGCGCGCCCAGACGATGGTGAACAGGCTGACTACGGCGGCGATCATCAGGTACAGGCCGGGCGCCAGGTTGTTGCCGGTGGCGGCAATGAGCGAGGCCACCGCCAGCGGCGTGAAGCCGCCGAAGATCGTGGTGCCCAGGTTGTAGCCGACGGCCATGCCGGTGGTGCGCGTGCGGGTCGGGAACAGATCGGCCATCAGCGCCGGGACCGGTGCGAAATAAAGCGCCTTGAGAATGCCGACCCACATCATGGCGGTGAGCAGCGTCGCCAGCGATGGATGCGCATTAATGAACATGAACGCCGGATAGATGGTCAGGAGGAACGCCAGCCCGGCCGCGAGCATGATGCGGGTGCGTCCGACCTTGTCCGACCAGTGGCCGACGAAGGGTGTCATGACCATGATGATGGCGCCGGTGACCAGCGTGCCGATGAAGCCGTACGAAGGCGCCAGCCCGAGCTGGCGTGTGGCGTAGGTCGGCATATAGAGAATCATGTATTGGGCGGTGGTGGTCAGCACCAGCGCGCCGATCGCCACCAGCAGGCGCTCTTTCTGCGTCGTCAACACTTCGCGTACCGGCGTGCGCGTCGGGCGCGTGCGCTCGAATTCCGGCGACTCGTCGACGTGGCGGCGGATGTACAGGCCCAGGGGGCCGATCAACATGCCGAACAGAAACGGAATCCGCCAGCCCCAGCTCGATAGTTGCGCCGGATTGAGCGTTGTGGTGAGCAGCACGCCGAAAGCGGATGCGAGCAGTGTGCTGGCGCCCTGGCTGGCGAATTGCCAACTCGACATGAAGCCGCTGCGCGCCGGGGCATGTTCGACCAGGAAGGCGGTCGAACTGCCGAACTCGCCGCCGGCCGAAAACCCCTGCAGCAGCCGCGAGATGAAAATGCCCAGCGGTGCAAGAACGCCGATCGTGGCGTAGGTGGGCATCAACGCGACCATGCCGGTACCCAGCGTCATCAGCGCGATCGACAGCATCAACGATGCCTTGCGGCCTTTGCGGTCGCTGTAGGAGCCCAGCACCATGGCGCCGATCGGCCGGGCCAGGTACGACAGCGCAAAGGTGCCGAGCGCGAGCAGCAGCGAAACGGTGCGGTCGTGGGTCGGGAAGAACAGGCGCGCCAGCGTCCCGGCGAAATAGCCATAGACGATCAGGTCGTACCATTCCAGCGCATTGCCGAGCGATGTGGCCAGAATCAGCCGATAGATACCGGTGGGTTGCCGGGATGCCGCGTCCAGCCGGGTGCTGCTTGCCGCATTGGGGTTCATCGGGTGCTCCTCCGAGGGGTGGTTAATCGATGCGGCTCGTGGGTCACCGGGCGCGGGCACCGGCATCGACCCCGGACGCTTACTTGTTGTTCGATCGTTGCCGTTGCTGCAGCACGGCCGGGCCGGCCTCGCCCAGATCCCAGAACAGGCCGGCCATGATGCGCAACCCTTCGCGCGCCACCGAGCCGAGCAGGTGTTCGTTCGGCGCATGCTGCGAGCAGCCGGGATAGGAGTGCGGCACCCACAGCGTGGGCAGGCCGAGCACCTCGGCGAAAACGTCGTTCGGCAGCGTGCCGCCGAGGTTCGGCAGCAGTACCGGCGCCTTGCCGGTCGTGCGCTGCAGCGAGGCGAGCGCCCATTGCACCCAGGGGTCGTCCGGGTCGACGCGCGTCGCCGGCATGCCGCGCTCGACCTCGATCTGGACCTGCGCGAAGCCATGCGCGTCGAGGTGATCGCGCACGATCCGCTCGAGATCCTCCCAAGGGGTGCCTACCACGAAGCGGATTTGCATGAATGCGAACGCGTAAGGCGGAATCGCATTGACCGGCTTGTCCGGATTGCCGGTCTTGAAGGCCAGCACTTCCAGGTTATTCCAGCCGAACACGCGTTCGGCCGGTGTCAGCCCCGGCTCGCCATAATCGGCATCGACCTCAGGCTCGCCCGGATTGCCGCCCACGGCGATGCCGGCCAGTGCGCGGCGCACCGCGTCGGGCAGCGGCGGCGGGCGCAGGCCTTCGACCAGAATGCGGCCGTGCCGGTCGACCATCGAGGCAATCGCATTGGCCAGCACCACGCCTGGGTTACGCAGCAGTCCGCCCCAGTTGCCGGAATGGTGCCCGCCATCGCGCAATTGCAGCGACAGCTTGAAGTTGACCAGGCCGCGCGAGCCGAGGAACAGCGTGGGATGAGCGGCACCCAGACGCGGGCCGTCCGAGGCGATCAGCAAATCGGCGGCCAGCACCTCGCGCTGGCTGGCGCAAAACGCATGCAGGCCTGGTGAGCCGGTTTCCTCGCCGGTCTCGAACAGCACCTTGAGGTTGAAGCCGAGGCGACCGCCGCGCGCATCGAGCACTGCCCTGAGCGCGGCCAGATTGATGCTGTGCTGCCCCTTGTTGTCGGCGGTGCCGCGCCCGTACCAATGGTCGCCCTCGACGGTGACCTGCCAGGGCGAGAGGCCGCCGCGCCACTGAGCTTCATAGCCGCGCACCACGTCGCCATGGCCATAGGTCAATACCGTCGGCAGGTTGTCACTCTCGTGCCGCTGGGCCACCAGGAACGGGCCGGCGCCGGCGACCGGATTGTCGTATAGGCGGGAGCCGAACCCGAGTTCGGCCAGCGCCGGGGCGATTTCGTCGCTCAGGTAGGCCCGCAGCGCCGGGCCGCTGTCGGGTTCCTGGCTTTCGGTGCGAAACGCCACGCGCTGGCGCAACGTCTCGAGAAAGGCGCCACGCTCGAAATGGTGGGTGACGTTGTCGATGGCGATGTCGCGGCTCACGTGGGTTCTCCGGGGCGGCGCGTTCGGTTTCGGATGCCGGCCGACGCGCACAAATAGATGCGGAAATTGTGAGCCGCGCCACCGGTGTAGACAATGTCAATATTTATCACTTATCTTTGCCGAAATGGCAAAGCGGAGAGATCATGCAAAACAATGCGCTACGTTATTTTCTCGAGGTGGCGCGCACCGGTTCGCTGACCAAGGCATCCGAGCGGCTCTATGTGGCGGTCTCGGCGCTGAGCCGGCAGATCGCCAAGCTCGAGAGCGAGATGGGCACGCCGTTGTTCGAGCGGCGCCCGCGTGGCATGGTGCTCAGCGAGGCCGGCGAGCTACTGGCCGCTCATGCGCGGCGCACCCTGCTGGAGGCCGAGCGTGTGACCGACGAAATTCGGGGTCTTACCTCGGGCGGCCGGGCGACCTTGCGGGTGGCGAGTTCCGAGGGTGTGGCCAACGACTTCCTGCCCCAGGTGTTTGCGCGATTTCGCCAGTCTTATCCGCAAACGCACCTGCAGCTCAATGTAGCCGCGCCGTCCGAAGCGACCCGCCGGGTGCGCGAGGGTACTGCCGATATCGCGGTGTGCTTCAGCCTCGCGCCGGAAAAGGACATCCACGTCCACTATGCACAGCGCGCGCCGATTTTCGCGCTGGTGCGAGATATTCATCCGCTGGCAGGGCGCGAGGCCGTTTCGCTGGCCGATCTGTTGCCGTACCCGCTGGCGATCTCGGAGCCGGGAGTGACGATCCGGCAACTCTTCGATATTGGTTGCAGCCTCGAGGGGCTGCTGTTCGAACCGGTGTTTGTCAGCAACTATCACGCCGCCCTGTACAGCTTCGTGCAGACCACCGACGCGGTGATGCTGACGGGCTACCTCACCGTGCGCGGCCGGCTCAAGTCGGATCGCGTGGCCGCCGTGCCGCTGAGCAATCCGGAATTGCACCAGCGAACCTTGCAAGTGCAGACCATGGCCGGGCGTACGCTGCCGGGCGCGGTCAATGCATTCCTCGACCTGGTGATCGCCGCCATTCACGATCCGACCCGGCTGGATTGAGCGGCCTTGGCGCTCGCATCGGCCGCGGAATTGTTAAACTGTGGCGAACGGCGCCACTCGCCGGTTTCCCAGCCCGACACTTCTCATGCTTGCCCCTTCTCACTGGATGATGCTGACCAATCTG
It contains:
- a CDS encoding LysR family transcriptional regulator codes for the protein MQNNALRYFLEVARTGSLTKASERLYVAVSALSRQIAKLESEMGTPLFERRPRGMVLSEAGELLAAHARRTLLEAERVTDEIRGLTSGGRATLRVASSEGVANDFLPQVFARFRQSYPQTHLQLNVAAPSEATRRVREGTADIAVCFSLAPEKDIHVHYAQRAPIFALVRDIHPLAGREAVSLADLLPYPLAISEPGVTIRQLFDIGCSLEGLLFEPVFVSNYHAALYSFVQTTDAVMLTGYLTVRGRLKSDRVAAVPLSNPELHQRTLQVQTMAGRTLPGAVNAFLDLVIAAIHDPTRLD
- a CDS encoding M20 family metallopeptidase, which gives rise to MSRDIAIDNVTHHFERGAFLETLRQRVAFRTESQEPDSGPALRAYLSDEIAPALAELGFGSRLYDNPVAGAGPFLVAQRHESDNLPTVLTYGHGDVVRGYEAQWRGGLSPWQVTVEGDHWYGRGTADNKGQHSINLAALRAVLDARGGRLGFNLKVLFETGEETGSPGLHAFCASQREVLAADLLIASDGPRLGAAHPTLFLGSRGLVNFKLSLQLRDGGHHSGNWGGLLRNPGVVLANAIASMVDRHGRILVEGLRPPPLPDAVRRALAGIAVGGNPGEPEVDADYGEPGLTPAERVFGWNNLEVLAFKTGNPDKPVNAIPPYAFAFMQIRFVVGTPWEDLERIVRDHLDAHGFAQVQIEVERGMPATRVDPDDPWVQWALASLQRTTGKAPVLLPNLGGTLPNDVFAEVLGLPTLWVPHSYPGCSQHAPNEHLLGSVAREGLRIMAGLFWDLGEAGPAVLQQRQRSNNK
- a CDS encoding c-type cytochrome, translating into MKQVVLAALLMTGVSMAHAVDVARAKKIVAANACMGCHAVDRKILGPAFRDVAAKYKGDKGAEAQLVSKVKNGGSGVWGVVPMPAHPNMSDADIKTVVQWILAGAPDK
- a CDS encoding ShlB/FhaC/HecB family hemolysin secretion/activation protein, with the translated sequence MEKASKPLGAGGGHHQLTRFALGFALAALATGSAYAGDGSPLRGNPMDSLPTIQAPQAAPPTFHLQAPTQEQALQALLARKIVPVKFGIEGVKSIPFATVAKLFAPLAGHQITIGELVARANDVTKLYQQHGYLLSFGFVPAQDFKNGFVKIVVVEGYVAHTRITGNPGPSRAKLEAIAAHIQAERPLKRATFERYLNVLTLVPGMHIKADMKPPVRTDGATDLTLDVRRKPIAVGVSLGTSDPGLRGLITVTTNGLTPLGEQMQFATIVPKGPNHEEYYAASYSQMIGSNGLSLKLDASHYRGVPHDQTLIDDNLTRHIDNKRAGATLSYPFVLNNQRRLVGSGGVYAVENSDSYQSTVSTANATSKVNIRVANAQLSYNETTPKQARSASIAIYKGINGLGASQSSNSPALGPYDLGFTRYVASATQSFVLPHQFGVVLAATGQYSPNTVPTPEQATFGGTRFGLGYPAGEVAGDSGWGASIEFNRLFRTSFAWLKTVQPYIEADTARVYLNRGQLQHDKLASLALGVRVSDQRHYTFDLSLAKPVADKPANSNNRSLRVNAAYSYRFD
- a CDS encoding OmpW/AlkL family protein, with amino-acid sequence MAGSLAIGLLAGSAVAHADAGDILVRARAISIQPDVSTSGVLSTLGVGVNNSIVPELDFTYMATRHIGVELILGTARHTVTSGIGELGRVSLLPPTLLAQYHFNPDGKIRPYVGAGINYTLFYNDNLKAGAQPVSIDRSSVGPALQIGMDVQLTKRVFLNADIKKLWIQTDASAGGVPLGTLKINPLVVGVGVGMKF
- a CDS encoding MFS transporter; translated protein: MNPNAASSTRLDAASRQPTGIYRLILATSLGNALEWYDLIVYGYFAGTLARLFFPTHDRTVSLLLALGTFALSYLARPIGAMVLGSYSDRKGRKASLMLSIALMTLGTGMVALMPTYATIGVLAPLGIFISRLLQGFSAGGEFGSSTAFLVEHAPARSGFMSSWQFASQGASTLLASAFGVLLTTTLNPAQLSSWGWRIPFLFGMLIGPLGLYIRRHVDESPEFERTRPTRTPVREVLTTQKERLLVAIGALVLTTTAQYMILYMPTYATRQLGLAPSYGFIGTLVTGAIIMVMTPFVGHWSDKVGRTRIMLAAGLAFLLTIYPAFMFINAHPSLATLLTAMMWVGILKALYFAPVPALMADLFPTRTRTTGMAVGYNLGTTIFGGFTPLAVASLIAATGNNLAPGLYLMIAAVVSLFTIVWARSRLNVH
- a CDS encoding serine hydrolase domain-containing protein, which codes for MPPTPLEQATQFAIDHESLWDRHVDGAWGVHVNDPPPWNRLLGPVHDRGPASGAIARDGRLLATWGEPERADLTFSIAKTYLALLAGVAHDRGLLPDVDEPVGVRVPGIGFDDPHNQAVTWAHLLQQTSEWQGTCFGVSDQADHYRAVTFGKAPGGKKGDLRPLQAPGTYWEYNDVRINQFSLALLHLFGRPLPEVFREAIMQPLGASDDWRWVGYDNAWVDVGGRRVQSVPGGTHWGGGLSISANDQLKIGQLLLDDGLAHGRQILSKAWLQRMRTPCALAPYYGYLVWLNHERSVFPSVPATSYFAIGAGSSFTWIEPTQRLVVIARWLDPAHANDFFGRVYQAIANDA